Proteins encoded within one genomic window of Rhinoderma darwinii isolate aRhiDar2 chromosome 5, aRhiDar2.hap1, whole genome shotgun sequence:
- the THNSL1 gene encoding LOW QUALITY PROTEIN: threonine synthase-like 1 (The sequence of the model RefSeq protein was modified relative to this genomic sequence to represent the inferred CDS: substituted 1 base at 1 genomic stop codon) — protein sequence MASLCHLHSSYKMSRFLFLKSLTHCKLRRLXLWLSTLSSLVGEKNLILMGPPGSGKTSVGRVLGQKLGCPVIDVDDDVLEKTWNMSVSNKLQDVGDEQFLEEEGKALLKFSASGSVISLTGSNPLHPSSMEHTKKNGIVVYLDVQSQDIIERLERMKVDRIVGQRSGISFGDILKKRKHFYKKWLDVRVLCQTGDCVEVVADKVIDAVKRYQRVDSETFVSTRSQGSDIKPNQRPSKFFSDVIIEGLANDGGLYVPGNGLPKLTAGEWRRLVKSSYVDRAQIMLERCIHPADVPPVVLGYILEKAYGDNFSCNKIAPVRHLSGNQFILELFHGPTASFKDLALQFMPHIFAYCNPKLCNHLVLVATSGDTGSAVLDGFSRLSDLDKRRIAVFCLYPENGISQVQKSQIIACQGENGLAVGVESDFDFCQKTIKAMFTNPHFTGFLTAEYGTSLSTANSINWARLLPQTVYHASAYLDLVDQGVITFGSPVDVCIPTGNFGNIMAALYAKQMGIPIRKFICASNQNHILTDFIKSGRYDLRGKKLLQSFSPAIDILKSSNLERYLHLIANQDGCLINKLYSQLENQGYFQLPDHLFHLLQQDLIGDWCSESDCVSAIRAVYTATGYILDTHTAVAKVVTDRVQDGTCPVIISCTAHYSKFAPVILQALKVEDIKQNPLSQLHLLNSFHPLPPAHKPLIEMLKDHHKSHICQPDSMHVMNCVENYLQTQFLKVY from the exons ATGGCAAGTCTCTGCCATCTGCATTCCTCATATAAAATGTCTAGATTTCTATTTTTGAAATCCTTGACACATTGCAAGCTAAGGAGACTATG ACTATGGCTTTCAACTCTAAGCTCTCTTGTCGGAGAGAAGAATTTGATTCTGATGGGGCCTCCAGGCTCTGGGAAGACCTCTGTTGGCAGAGTTCTTGGCCAAAAACTTGGTTGTCCCGTTATAGATGTGGATGACGATGTCCTTGAAAAAACCTGGAATATGAGTGTCTCCAATAAATTGCAGGATGTTGGTGATGAGCAATTTTTAGAAGAGGAAGGAAAAGCCCTTTTAAAGTTTTCAGCATCTGGAAGTGTAATTTCCCTTACGGGATCCAACCCTCTTCACCCTAGCAGCATGGAACACACTAAGAAAAATGGAATAGTCGTTTATCTTGATGTCCAGTCACAGGATATTATTGAGAGGCTTGAACGAATGAAAGTGGATCGCATTGTTGGCCAAAGGTCCGGCATTTCATTTGGCGACATACTTAAGAAACGGAagcatttttataaaaagtggctTGATGTGCGTGTACTTTGTCAGACAGGGGATTGTGTAGAAGTTGTGGCTGACAAAGTGATTGATGCAGTTAAAAGATATCAGCGTGTAGATTCTGAAACCTTTGTTTCCACAAGATCTCAAGGCTCAGATATAAAGCCAAACCAAAGACCATCAAAATTCTTCAGTGATGTCATTATCGAAGGTTTGGCCAATGACGGTGGACTTTATGTTCCTGGAAATGGCCTTCCCAAGCTCACAGCTGGTGAATGGAGAAGACTTGTTAAATCATCATATGTTGACAGGGCTCAGATAATGTTGGAAAGATGCATACATCCGGCTGACGTACCACCTGTAGTTTTAGGTTATATTCTAGAAAAAGCTTATGGTGACAACTTTTCTTGTAATAAAATTGCCCCAGTAAGGCACTTGTCCGGTAACCAGTTCATCCTTGAATTATTTCATGGACCAACAGCTTCATTCAAGGACTTGGCCTTACAGTTTATGCCTCATATTTTTGCCTATTGCAATCCAAAATTATGTAACCACTTAGTCTTAGTAGCAACGTCTGGAGATACAGGCAGTGCAGTCTTAGATGGATTCAGCCGCCTCAGTGACCTTGACAAGCGGAGAATTGCCGTGTTTTGTCTTTATCCAGAAAATGGAATAAGCCAAGTGCAAAAATCCCAAATTATTGCCTGCCAGGGAGAGAATGGATTAGCAGTGGGAGTCGAATCTGATTTTGATTTCTGTCAGAAAACTATTAAAGCCATGTTCACTAATCCACATTTCACTGGTTTTCTTACAGCTGAATATGGAACAAGTCTAAGTACAGCGAACTCCATCAATTGGGCCAGACTGCTTCCTCAGACTGTATACCATGCATCTGCCTATCTAGATCTGGTCGATCAAGGTGTTATTACTTTCGGCTCCCCAGTCGATGTCTGTATTCCCACTGGAAACTTTGGCAACATCATGGCTGCACTTTACGCAAAACAAATGGGAATTCCAATCCGTAAATTTATCTGTGCGTCCAATCAAAATCATATTTTGACCGATTTTATAAAAAGTGGACGATACGACCTCCGAGGAAAAAAATTGCTGCAGTCCTTCTCCCCGGCTATTGATATCCTTAAATCTTCCAATTTAGAACGATATTTGCACCTTATAGCAAACCAAGATGGTTGTCTTATCAATAAACTCTATAGTCAGCTGGAGAATCAAGGTTATTTTCAGTTACCAGATCACTTATTCCATCTTTTACAGCAGGACCTTATTGGTGACTGGTGTTCGGAGTCAGACTGCGTTTCGGCAATCCGTGCCGTCTATACCGCAACAGGATACATACTGGACACGCACACGGCTGTTGCCAAAGTGGTTACAGACAGGGTGCAGGACGGTACTTGTCCAGTTATCATATCCTGTACCGCTCATTATTCCAAGTTTGCACCTGTTATTTTACAAGCTTTAAAGGTTGAAGATATTAAGCAAAATCCATTAAGCCAACTCCATCTGTTAAATTCCTTTCACCCATTGCCTCCGGCTCACAAGCCTCTGATAGAAATGCTTAAAGACCATCACAAAAGCCATATATGCCAGCCTGATTCAATGCATGTTATGAACTGCGTAGAAAACTACCTACAAACTCAATTTTTAAAGGTTTACTAA